The Pseudalkalibacillus hwajinpoensis DNA window AACGATAAGAGAAGCCGATCAGATTCTCGTTCTCCATCAGGGAGAGATTGTTGAGCGTGGTAATCATGATGAGTTGATGAAGAAGAAAGGCAGGTATTATCAAATGTACCAACTTCAACAGGGAAAAAAAACCGAGCAGGCAGTATAGCGTTTCCTTTAACCTGCTAACCCAAAATGTCGAGAGGAAAAAGAGCATTATAAAAGCCGTAGCCATGCTACGGCTTTTGTGATGGCGTTCCTGGTGGTAAGTAATAAGGAGGCGTTTTAAGCCAACCTCTTCGCTCCATTAACGTTTTAATTTCAGCAGCGAACATTAAAATGTGTATTTGAAATTGGATAAACATCAGGCCCACGTCAGTCCTAATGGATTGGGAAATAGCACTAGCGCATAAGACATTAACAGCAGTCAGCTTCAGGGAAATACCATTTGCAATTTCATCATCTGTTAATTTAAAGCCAAGCGGTATCGTTGATGGACTGGAATCTGGTTTTTCTTGAGATGTAGAAGGTAGTGGTACACCTTCTTTAATCATAAAAGTCTTTAATTTACTCTGATCCTTAGAACCATCGAAAATTTCCTGGGTTATTTTCTTGAGCTGATGATCCTCAGTCGTGTTCAAAGCGATTCGATAAAACACCTGAGCTTCTTTGAAAATTGCAAAGGTTGTCCAGCAGTTCATTACTTCACCTACATGCATAGGGTACTCTGGTGTATCATCTGTATAAGATTGAATGACACCTAACATTGATTTGAATATTGTTTTCATAATAACCTCCTCGATTCTAGAGTGTTTTAGAATGAGGGAATTTATGTAGTACTTTAAAAGTAAGGTAATCAGGTGGCGTTGCAGATCAGTCCCACATTATCTCAAAGATGGACGAAAACCAGCATCTTCTGCTTCGCCGCTTGAACAAAACATTTTCTCCGCATCCGTTATGTCATAGTAGGCGCCTTCTGGTAAGTGATAAATTTTATTGCCTTTTGAGTTAATATTCCCTTTAATTTCACATTCGTCAGATGGCTGTTTCTCGGGTGAAGGGGAGGTAGGTGATTCGTTAAATCCTTCTTCCTGTACGTAGTTTTCAATACTCCAAATTCCTTTTGCTTCTTTTTGCGCCTCGCGTTGAATGCTCTCGAACTGATCCACATATTTCACGTTTGGTTGATAAATATAAGCAACCCTTGCAAGTCCTTCTTCAAGTAGCATTTCATTGAACATGCTGTCTCCGATCCAGACGTAAGTAAGCAGTCTACCATATTTGTCACGCTCGGATACATCCAGTTCAATATCAATTTGCTTCCCTTGTAATTTATCCTTAGCAAACTGTGAAGCTTCAGGTCCGAAAGGCTGGACGGGTTTCGAAGGGTGCTTTGTTTCAGGTGTATCAACAAGGAGGAGTCTGATGGTTTCCTCGCGATTTTCGACAGTGACTTTTAGCGTATCGCCATCAACTACTCGAACAACCGTTGCTGGAATCGTATTTTCCTTCCTCATCTGGTCGGTGGAAGTGGAACTACATGCAGCTAAAAGAATAAATAACAAAAAAAAGAACGGAATATGTAATTTCAAAATTGCTTCCTCCTCAAGGTGCTTTGGTCTTTCATCCCGATTTTGAGCATAAACTAAATGGGGGTGATCTGAATGAATCACGGATGTATTTACTGTGAGAAAGAATTACTCTTCCCGTGGGAAAAAAGAAGAATGGTTTGTGATGAATGTCAGTATGCCATCAGTGATAGTTATCATGAAGATTATAGAGATGAGAGTAAAAGGAAAATAGAACAGAAATCCCGTCAATGATGACGGGATTTCTTTATTAGCTGCAGTGGCCAGACCGGTCACTTCACCTTCCAACTCGAACACAAAGAACGTGTTCAATTTGGAAGGTTCCAGTGCCTGACGGGTCAAACGGCCACTTCCGCTTTTCGTTAGATCTAGCTACGACTCGCAGAAACTGCGATATTTCACTCTTTCACAGGAACACCAAGAACGTGTTCCTCTTCAAGAGTTCCAATATCTCCGTTTCTAGGCGCTCGACTTCGCTTTTCTTTTTAATACCTCTTTACTGCTAGGGTACATCTGGAGATGCAAATGAGTTGTTCTTCTTCGTCGACGATGTTGATTTCCCATACCATTGTTCGTTTTCCGATATGAATGGGTTCGGCGATTGCACGGACGATGCCGTCTTTTTTGCTGCGAAGGTGGTTGGCGTTGATTTCCATTCCGAATGCTGCTTCGTTTTCTGTATTCAGATTCAGAGTGCCGCCGATGCTTGCGGCTGATTCTGCAAGGGCAACGGACGCACCGCCGTGAAGAAAACCAAGTGGTTGATGTGTGCTGGGTCCTACTGGCATTTCAAGAACAACCTTCTCAGGTGTTAGTGTAATGGCTTTAATTCCAAGTGCTTCTAGCATGGTGTTCGCAAATTCCATCCAATCTCCCCCAATTTTATGTATTCCTATTCAGTATACACGACCACGGGCATAGAAAAAGGCAAAAGTTCGCAAGAACTTTTGCCTTTTTCTAAATCAAGTAGGCCAGTAATAATCCAATTGCCATTAAGAGGCCGAACTGTGTATGTGTTTGTGCTGTTGCCTGCATGGCAGGCATCATTTGGGTTGCTTTTGTTTTACCTTCAAACAATCTAATCGCTTTAAAAGCCTTTGGAATGCTTAATATAATTAATAACAGCCATAGTGACGAGTCAATGGTGATGATCAGTCCAACAATCCACAGGTAAGAAACAATGAACATCCATTCGAGTAAGGTAACAGATCTATCATGTCCGAGAATTATGGCGAGCGTTTGTCGTCCTTTTTCCTCATCACCTTCAAGATCACGTATGTTATTTGCCATTAGAATTCCACCGACAAGGATTGAAATAGGAATAGACAACAGGATGCTTTCAAACGTGATGTGACCGGTCTGAATAAAAAATGAAAGCAATACGAGAATTAATCCCATAAATAATCCTGCAGCTATTTCTCCAAATGGCGTGTATGCGATTGGATAAGGTCCACCAGTATAATAGTAACCGGCTGCCATGCATATTGTACCGATTACGGCGATCCACCATGTAGTCAGTATACTAATGTATACGCCGAGCAGGATAGCAATTCCAAAGAATATATAAGCTAAATTTAGAACTGTTCTAGCACTTACGCCGTCTCTCACAATTGCTCCGCCAATTCCTACACTTTCAGCATGATCCAGTCCCCTTTTAAAATCATAATACTCATTAAACATGTTGGTTGCAGATTGTATAAGAATAGAAGCGACCATCATGGCCAGGAACAATCCTAAATGTAATGTATGATCTTGAAGGGCAAGCATAGTGCCCAGGAAAACAGGGACGAAGGAAGCGGTTAATGTATGCGGCCTGAGTAGTCGCCACCACACCTGCCATGTTGGTTTTGGAGACGAGACTTTACCTAGCTTTTCTTTGCTGTTCTTCATACTCTCTTCCATAAATTTTTGTCTCTCCCTTAATCTTAAAACTTCTTAGAAATACCCCTATAACCATTATAGTTTAAAAAAACGGTGAAGGGGTGTCAATCCTTTTGTAAATATAAAGAAAAACAAAGCGGTTCACCTTTTGAATGGTGAGCCGCTTTGTTTGTTTAATAATAAGGTCGAGGATATGGTCTAAAGAACGCGATGCTTCCCAGTCCTACACCTAATAGACCTCCGAGAAAGCCTCCAGCAAAAGCCCCAAAGAAAAATAAACCGGGTCCTTCAGGATGTTCTGGCCCTTCACAATTTCGGTTTAAGGGGCGAATGTAAACAAATTCGTTGTCTACATCTTCAATATGACCTCTGTGCAGTTGGCCGTCATGACACTGAATTTCAACACATTGTCCAATATGCTGACGACAGACGCCGTGATAATAGTGTCTGGACAAGTAAGACCCTCCTTTAAATTGTATTCCAAAAATAACTGCAGAACTGTGTCTACTTTTATCACACCCTTAAGGGGAAGAAATCTCCACCTCAAAACGTAAGTCAATCAAGATGTTTAGTTGGAGATTAACTGCTTCTAAAGGTGCGATTTGTTCAACCCACCTTCAGAAGGAGATAAAGCAAAGCCCAGTCTGAAGGAAGTTTCACATTATCAGTCTATGCAGCCATTTTAATTTGAAAGAGGCATCTGCGGAGTATTGGAATGGTTTTTTTTCTTGAGATGGGGAATCTATAGATAAGCGTCCAATCCGCTTCGTTGACAGTTTGAGCCAGACAGGTGTATCCTTTAAGTAACTGTGGCCGAGGCTGACTCGGTCCGCTTTTGCATGGAGAGAAAGTTGGGGGGAGAAGACGGTGTCTACAATACAACATCAAGAACTATATAGCCTGCTTCATCAAGGTGTAAGCAAGGCAGAAAAGCGGGGAACGTCCGTGCTTGTTAGTCAGGTGCTATCAATAGCTGCTGTCGATCCCCTCTCCTTTTATGCAGCTGGTTCGTCAGGGTATCAGAATGATCGCACCTTCTGGTCTGATCCGGATAATGATACAACCATAGTTGGTCTTGGACGAATGAAGCAATTTGAGGCACGTTCAGACCGATTTCGGATGATCGAGCAGGAATGGCAAGAATTCCTTCAAACCTCTGTTATTGATGGTGCTCCTGCTAGACCAGGTGTAGGACCTGTATTATTAGGGGGATTCTCATTTGACCCCTCTGCACCAGATAACGGAAGTTGGGATCACTTTCCTGAGGGAGGAATGATCCTTCCTGAATTAATGATAACGTCTGCAGGAAATAATGCCTGGCTTACGATTAATGCGATTGTAAATGGAGAAGATGATGCAGAGGGTTTATCCGAAAAGTTACTTAATAAGCACCATCTCATATTAACAGATTTAAACGATGAGCCATATTTAAAAGGTGAGGACTTTTCTATAGAAGAAATACGACCGAATGATTGGAAAGAAACAGTGCAAAGTGCTGCAGCTAGTATTAGAGAAGGCAAACTTGAAAAAGTTGTCCTTGCTCGTGAAATTAAGCTACAGTCTTCCAACTCCTTTTCCTCATCACGTACGTTAAAAAGACTCAAAAAACAACAAAGTGATAGCTATTTATTCGCTTTTGAGTACGGAAATCAATGCTTTTTGGGAGCCTCTCCTGAACGATTGGTAAAACGAGATGGCCAACAGGTTTATTCAACGTGTCTTGCTGGTTCAATTCAAAGAGGGGAAACTGCTGAAGAAGATGGTGAGCTTGGTAACATTCTTTTACATGACAAGAAGAATCGGATCGAACATGACCTTGTGGTTCAAATGATTCGTACCGCTATGGAAGAAGAATGCGAATTTGTACAGGTTCCTTCAGTACCAGAGTTGTTGAAAACGCCGGATATTCAACATTTATATACGCCGGTTGTCGCAAGAGCTGGAAAGGGAACAAGTCTCCTTCGCATGGTGGAGAGGCTTCATCCTACACCGGCTCTGGGTGGCTTTCCGCAAGAAGAAGCCGTTGAGGAAATTAGACGGATTGAAAATCTTGATCGCGGCTGGTATGCAGGACCTGTTGGTTGGATGGATTTTCAAGGAAATGGCGAATTTGCTGTTGCCATTCGTTCTGGATTACTTAACGGGAATCAAGCTACGTTATATGCAGGCTGTGGAATCGTTGGAGACTCGGATCCTCAGAGTGAATACGAAGAAACAAAGATGAAGTTTAAACCTATGCTTACAGCACTTGGGGGAAATCAATATGACTGATCAAGAAATACTGTCGAACTACGTTGGGGCGTTTGTAGATGAATTGTTTCGATCAGGTGTGAAACACGTTGTCATCAGCCCGGGATCACGCTCAACCCCTCTTGCAATGATCATGGCAGAGCACCCTTCCTTAAAGGTGTGGGTTCACGTCGATGAACGTTCAGCAGGCTTCTTCGCGCTTGGGATAGCCAAAGCAAGAAGAGAGCCTGTTGCTCTTTTGTGTTCATCTGGGACAGCAGGTGCGAATTATTATCCTGCAGTTATTGAAGCAGCTCAATCGCGAGTTCCTCTCATTGTTTTAACCGCGGATCGCCCCCATGAGTTAAGAGATAACGGCGCACCGCAGGCGATAAATCAACTTAAGTTATTCGGAGACTTCCCAAAGTGGTTTATGGAAATGGCAGTGCCGGATTCGTCTCCAGATTTAATTCGCTACATAAGAACGACGGCTTCAAGAGCTGCTAGTGTTTCGGCAATGGCTCCTGCAGGTCCGGTTCATTTGAATTTTCCATTCAGAGACCCACTTATACCGGATCTTTCCTATTCAGGACTTTTCTCTGATGGTAGAGTGAACAACGAGCCCTGGGTGAGTGTTCCAGAACACACAACCATGCTGAATGAGGAAGCGATCACTTACTATGCAAACCTGGTAGAGAGTAAAAAAGGAGTGATCGTAGTTGGACCACAGGAAAATCCTGAATTAGCAGATTTTATCTTTAAGCTTGCGGACGCTCTTCAGTTCCCGGTGCTTGCTGATCCCCTTTCGAAATGTCGGATTCCGGGTGAGCCTTTATTAATTAGTAGTTACGATGCACTTCTCAGAGGGGAGGTAGCGTCTGAGCTTCATCCTGACGTTATTCTTCGATTTGGAGCAATGCCTGTTTCTAAAGCATATATGCTGTTTATTAAAGACCTAACTGATGCTGTACAGGTCGTTGTGGATGAGAACGGCTTCCGTGATCCGACGCTAATGAGCTCCGACATGCCATCAGTCACACCAATTCGCTTTGCTAAGAGTCTTCTAAGTGTCATTGAAAGAAATACCAGCAACGGAAGATGGATAGAAAAATGGCAGGCGTTAAATGCTAAAGCAATAGGGTTATTATCCTCATATGAGGAAGAGGAATTGTTTGAAGGAAGCGTGTTTAGAGAGCTTAGTAAATTAATGCAGGCTGATCAGTTGCTTTTTGTTGGCAATAGCATGCCAATCAGAGATCTTGAGAATTTCCTTTTACCTGAGAATAATTCTCCGGAAGTTATGGGGAATCGTGGAGCTAACGGGATTGATGGTATTGTGTCAACTGCACTCGGAGCGAGTGTTTCGTATTCATCTTCTGTTCTTGTGATTGGAGATTTATCGTTCTATCACGATATGAATGGACTTCTTCTTGCGAAGCTCTATGACTTAAATATGACAATTATTGTTGTTAACAATGATGGAGGAGGTATTTTCTCCTTCCTCCCACAAAGGCAGTATGATAAGCATTTTGAACAGCTCTTCGGAACACCTCTGGGTCTGGATTATGAACATACGGCTAACCTTTATGGAGCAAGCTTTGATCGGGTTTCGAATTGGGGAGAATTCAGATCAGCGTTTCAGGGTAGCACAGCACAGAGAGGTCTTAGCATTATAGAGGTGCCGACAGATCGACAAGTAAACATCATGCTGCATAAAAAGGTGTTTGCCAGTATTAACGAGGCAACCTCACGCGTGAGCAAGGAGCTTTCACATGAAGATTTCGATCGATAATCTTAACTTTCATATAATCGATGAGGGAAAAGGAGAAACAATTGTTCTTCTCCACGGTTTTACAGGGAATGCGTTAACCTGGGAGTCTTTTATTAACAAATGGTCTTCTTCCTATCGAATCATTGCTATTGATCTAATCGGACATGGAGAAAGCAGTAAACCGGCCGATGCTTCGTTATATACAATGGAAGCGATGAGTCGCTTTCTAAAAGAAATTCTTGATATATGTCGGCTTGACCATGTTCATCTTCTTGGTTACTCAATGGGAGGTAGGCTCGCCCTGTCGTTTGCTATGCAATATCCCTCCTACGTGAAAACGCTTCTTCTTGAAAGCAGTTCTCCAGGTCTTCGGACAGTGGAGGAACGAGAAGAACGAATTCGTAAAGATTATGCCCTGGCAAGAAAAATACTGGATGAGGGTATGCTTGAATTTGTGTCGTACTGGGAGACGATTCCATTGTTTTCTTCCCAGCAGCATCTATCTGAGGCTCTGAAGAGTGAGTTGAGAGAACAGCGGATAACAAATAGCGAGGTAGGACTTGCAAATAGTTTAATCGGGATGGGGACTGGTGCTCAACCATCCTACTGGGAGTCCTTACATGAGTTAGGAATTCCTGTTCTATTGCTCACGGGAGAGTATGATAATAAATTTATTTCGATTGCGAAAAGGATGGCATCAGCTATTCCTCGAGCGGATATTGTGCAAATTAATGACGCAGGGCATACAATACATGTAGAACAAACGCAAATCTTTGATAAAATGGTAGTAGCTTTTCTTGAAAAGCATGTATAACCACTGTACTTCATTTTTTACATACGAAAGGAGCATTCACATGATTGAATGGAAAACTGAAAGAGAATTTGAAGACATTCTTTATGAAACGTATGATGGAATTGCGAAAATCACGATCAACCGTCCCGAAGTTCGCAATGCATTCCGACCAAAGACAGTTAATGAATTGATTACTGCATTTGCTTTTGCGAGAGATGACTCAGATATTGGGGTTATTGTTCTGGCGGGAGCAGGAGACAAAGCCTTCTGTTCAGGCGGAGACCAGAGTGTGCGCGGTCACGGTGGATACGTAGGTGATGATGAAATCCCACGCTTGAACGTTCTTGACCTTCAGCGTTTGATTCGTGTGATCCCTAAGCCGGTTGTCGCAATGGTATCAGGTTATGCTATTGGTGGTGGCCATGTTCTTCACGTTGTTTGTGATTTAACAATCGCAGCTGACAACGCTATTTTTGGACAAACAGGTCCTAAAGTAGGAAGCTTTGATGCAGGTTATGGTGCTGGTTATCTCGCTCGTATCGTCGGCCATAAGAAAGCCCGTGAAATCTGGTACCTCTGCCGTCAATACAATGCACAGGAAGCACTTGATATGGGACTTGTTAACACCGTTGTGCCACTTGATCAGCTTGAAGCTGAAACAGTTCAGTGGGCTCAAGAAATGCTTGATAAATCACCAACAGCTCTCCGTTTCTTAAAAGCATCTCTTAACGCAGATACAGACGGCCTTGCTGGTCTTCAGCAAATGGGCGGAGACGCTACCCTTCTTTATTACACAACTGATGAAGCGAAAGAAGGACGCGATTCATTTAAAGAAAAACGCAAGCCTGACTTTAAACAGTTCCCGCGTTTTCCTTAATAGCATGCTAACAGCTTGATGGGGCCCCATCAAGCTGTTTTTTACGAGAGGAAAGGGTGTTTTACGATGGAAACGATGCCGAATTGGCTGCATAAACGTGCTTCAATGACGCCTGAAAGAATAGCCGTTATCGAAAATAATCAGCAACTGACGTATAAAGAACTAAATGAAAAATCAATTGGGATAGCAAATGGGATGAAAAATGAAGGAATAGCGAAGGGGCAGCATATTGGATTT harbors:
- a CDS encoding thermonuclease family protein, which gives rise to MKLHIPFFFLLFILLAACSSTSTDQMRKENTIPATVVRVVDGDTLKVTVENREETIRLLLVDTPETKHPSKPVQPFGPEASQFAKDKLQGKQIDIELDVSERDKYGRLLTYVWIGDSMFNEMLLEEGLARVAYIYQPNVKYVDQFESIQREAQKEAKGIWSIENYVQEEGFNESPTSPSPEKQPSDECEIKGNINSKGNKIYHLPEGAYYDITDAEKMFCSSGEAEDAGFRPSLR
- the menD gene encoding 2-succinyl-5-enolpyruvyl-6-hydroxy-3-cyclohexene-1-carboxylic-acid synthase translates to MTDQEILSNYVGAFVDELFRSGVKHVVISPGSRSTPLAMIMAEHPSLKVWVHVDERSAGFFALGIAKARREPVALLCSSGTAGANYYPAVIEAAQSRVPLIVLTADRPHELRDNGAPQAINQLKLFGDFPKWFMEMAVPDSSPDLIRYIRTTASRAASVSAMAPAGPVHLNFPFRDPLIPDLSYSGLFSDGRVNNEPWVSVPEHTTMLNEEAITYYANLVESKKGVIVVGPQENPELADFIFKLADALQFPVLADPLSKCRIPGEPLLISSYDALLRGEVASELHPDVILRFGAMPVSKAYMLFIKDLTDAVQVVVDENGFRDPTLMSSDMPSVTPIRFAKSLLSVIERNTSNGRWIEKWQALNAKAIGLLSSYEEEELFEGSVFRELSKLMQADQLLFVGNSMPIRDLENFLLPENNSPEVMGNRGANGIDGIVSTALGASVSYSSSVLVIGDLSFYHDMNGLLLAKLYDLNMTIIVVNNDGGGIFSFLPQRQYDKHFEQLFGTPLGLDYEHTANLYGASFDRVSNWGEFRSAFQGSTAQRGLSIIEVPTDRQVNIMLHKKVFASINEATSRVSKELSHEDFDR
- the menH gene encoding 2-succinyl-6-hydroxy-2,4-cyclohexadiene-1-carboxylate synthase; amino-acid sequence: MKISIDNLNFHIIDEGKGETIVLLHGFTGNALTWESFINKWSSSYRIIAIDLIGHGESSKPADASLYTMEAMSRFLKEILDICRLDHVHLLGYSMGGRLALSFAMQYPSYVKTLLLESSSPGLRTVEEREERIRKDYALARKILDEGMLEFVSYWETIPLFSSQQHLSEALKSELREQRITNSEVGLANSLIGMGTGAQPSYWESLHELGIPVLLLTGEYDNKFISIAKRMASAIPRADIVQINDAGHTIHVEQTQIFDKMVVAFLEKHV
- a CDS encoding 1,4-dihydroxy-2-naphthoate polyprenyltransferase, coding for MEESMKNSKEKLGKVSSPKPTWQVWWRLLRPHTLTASFVPVFLGTMLALQDHTLHLGLFLAMMVASILIQSATNMFNEYYDFKRGLDHAESVGIGGAIVRDGVSARTVLNLAYIFFGIAILLGVYISILTTWWIAVIGTICMAAGYYYTGGPYPIAYTPFGEIAAGLFMGLILVLLSFFIQTGHITFESILLSIPISILVGGILMANNIRDLEGDEEKGRQTLAIILGHDRSVTLLEWMFIVSYLWIVGLIITIDSSLWLLLIILSIPKAFKAIRLFEGKTKATQMMPAMQATAQTHTQFGLLMAIGLLLAYLI
- a CDS encoding isochorismate synthase, translating into MSTIQHQELYSLLHQGVSKAEKRGTSVLVSQVLSIAAVDPLSFYAAGSSGYQNDRTFWSDPDNDTTIVGLGRMKQFEARSDRFRMIEQEWQEFLQTSVIDGAPARPGVGPVLLGGFSFDPSAPDNGSWDHFPEGGMILPELMITSAGNNAWLTINAIVNGEDDAEGLSEKLLNKHHLILTDLNDEPYLKGEDFSIEEIRPNDWKETVQSAAASIREGKLEKVVLAREIKLQSSNSFSSSRTLKRLKKQQSDSYLFAFEYGNQCFLGASPERLVKRDGQQVYSTCLAGSIQRGETAEEDGELGNILLHDKKNRIEHDLVVQMIRTAMEEECEFVQVPSVPELLKTPDIQHLYTPVVARAGKGTSLLRMVERLHPTPALGGFPQEEAVEEIRRIENLDRGWYAGPVGWMDFQGNGEFAVAIRSGLLNGNQATLYAGCGIVGDSDPQSEYEETKMKFKPMLTALGGNQYD
- the menB gene encoding 1,4-dihydroxy-2-naphthoyl-CoA synthase — encoded protein: MIEWKTEREFEDILYETYDGIAKITINRPEVRNAFRPKTVNELITAFAFARDDSDIGVIVLAGAGDKAFCSGGDQSVRGHGGYVGDDEIPRLNVLDLQRLIRVIPKPVVAMVSGYAIGGGHVLHVVCDLTIAADNAIFGQTGPKVGSFDAGYGAGYLARIVGHKKAREIWYLCRQYNAQEALDMGLVNTVVPLDQLEAETVQWAQEMLDKSPTALRFLKASLNADTDGLAGLQQMGGDATLLYYTTDEAKEGRDSFKEKRKPDFKQFPRFP
- a CDS encoding hotdog fold thioesterase, with the protein product MEFANTMLEALGIKAITLTPEKVVLEMPVGPSTHQPLGFLHGGASVALAESAASIGGTLNLNTENEAAFGMEINANHLRSKKDGIVRAIAEPIHIGKRTMVWEINIVDEEEQLICISRCTLAVKRY
- a CDS encoding DUF3231 family protein codes for the protein MKTIFKSMLGVIQSYTDDTPEYPMHVGEVMNCWTTFAIFKEAQVFYRIALNTTEDHQLKKITQEIFDGSKDQSKLKTFMIKEGVPLPSTSQEKPDSSPSTIPLGFKLTDDEIANGISLKLTAVNVLCASAISQSIRTDVGLMFIQFQIHILMFAAEIKTLMERRGWLKTPPYYLPPGTPSQKP